One Pseudomonas brassicacearum genomic region harbors:
- a CDS encoding sensor histidine kinase: MLSTPRILRLSLYILLILAGALGAATLAVRHAERQALAEDANRANQQLALYANSLHTLIERYRALPAVLALDPQLRAALKGPVSAAQQDALNRKLEQINGAAQSSTLELLDHTGLAVAASNWRLPSSYVGHNYGFRPYFLQTRTQGTGRFYAVGVTSGIPGYFLSSAVTGDNGEFLGAMVVKLEFPELEREWRQGSDTLLVSDAKGIIFIANRPGWRYRHLQPLADSDRAELKATRQYDKQPLQPLAFEPLRHFDDNSRLARVETPDGPADYLWESLPLTAEGWTLHLLRRPQIAFEDRRNAGLAAAGSWLALVFLLLFLNQRWRLAKLRQRSREELERLVEERTRDLHTAQDGLVQSAKLAALGQMSAALAHEINQPLTAQRMQLATLRLLLDHGRVEDAYKALRPVDEMLTRMAALTGHLKTFARKSPSGLRERLDLATVVDQALQLLDTRLRDEQVSTVLHLTRPAWVRGDAIRLEQVLINLLRNALDAMLDQPLKRLEVRLEADDQLWRLTVSDSGTGIAEEHLAQVFDPFFTTKAVGDGLGLGLAVSFAIIHESGGRLTADNHENGAVFCVTLPIDQEAHLHA; this comes from the coding sequence ATGCTGTCGACTCCCCGTATCTTGCGTCTGTCGTTATATATCTTGCTGATCCTCGCTGGCGCCCTCGGCGCCGCTACCCTGGCCGTGCGTCACGCCGAACGCCAGGCCCTGGCGGAAGACGCCAACCGCGCCAATCAGCAGCTGGCGTTGTACGCCAACTCGCTGCATACCCTGATCGAACGCTACCGCGCCCTGCCCGCCGTGCTGGCGCTGGATCCGCAATTGCGCGCGGCGCTCAAGGGGCCGGTCAGTGCGGCGCAACAGGATGCGTTGAACCGCAAACTGGAACAGATCAACGGTGCCGCGCAATCGTCCACCTTGGAACTGCTCGACCACACCGGCCTGGCCGTGGCGGCCAGCAACTGGCGGCTGCCCAGCAGTTACGTCGGGCACAACTATGGCTTTCGTCCCTATTTCCTCCAGACCCGCACCCAGGGCACCGGGCGTTTCTATGCGGTGGGGGTGACCAGCGGCATCCCGGGGTACTTCCTCTCCAGCGCCGTGACCGGCGACAACGGCGAGTTCCTTGGCGCGATGGTGGTGAAGCTGGAGTTTCCCGAGCTTGAACGCGAATGGCGCCAGGGCAGCGACACCCTGTTGGTCAGCGATGCCAAAGGGATTATCTTCATCGCCAACCGACCCGGCTGGCGTTATCGGCACCTGCAGCCCCTGGCCGACAGCGACCGCGCCGAACTCAAGGCGACCCGCCAATACGACAAGCAGCCGCTGCAACCGTTAGCTTTTGAGCCCCTGCGGCACTTTGACGACAACAGTCGCCTGGCCCGGGTCGAAACCCCCGATGGCCCAGCGGATTACCTGTGGGAATCCCTGCCGCTGACCGCCGAAGGCTGGACGCTGCATTTGCTGCGCCGCCCGCAGATCGCCTTCGAAGACCGTCGCAATGCCGGGCTCGCCGCCGCCGGATCATGGCTGGCGCTGGTGTTCCTGCTGCTGTTTCTCAACCAGCGCTGGCGCCTGGCGAAACTGCGCCAGCGCAGCCGCGAAGAGCTTGAACGCTTGGTGGAAGAACGCACCCGCGATCTGCACACGGCTCAGGACGGCCTGGTGCAATCGGCCAAGCTGGCTGCTCTGGGGCAGATGTCGGCGGCCCTGGCCCATGAAATCAACCAGCCGCTGACCGCCCAACGCATGCAATTGGCAACGTTGCGCCTGCTGTTGGATCACGGTCGGGTCGAGGATGCCTACAAGGCCCTCAGACCGGTGGACGAGATGCTGACCCGCATGGCCGCCCTCACCGGCCACCTGAAAACCTTCGCCCGCAAAAGCCCCAGCGGCCTGCGCGAACGCCTGGACCTGGCGACGGTGGTGGACCAGGCGCTGCAACTGCTGGACACGCGCCTGCGGGACGAACAGGTCAGCACCGTGCTGCACCTGACTCGCCCGGCGTGGGTGCGCGGCGATGCGATCCGCCTCGAACAGGTGTTGATCAATCTGCTGCGCAACGCCCTCGACGCCATGCTCGACCAACCCCTCAAGCGCCTGGAAGTACGCCTGGAGGCTGATGACCAATTGTGGCGCCTGACCGTCAGTGACAGCGGCACCGGGATCGCCGAAGAACACTTGGCCCAGGTCTTCGACCCGTTCTTCACCACCAAGGCCGTGGGCGACGGACTGGGCTTGGGACTGGCGGTTTCGTTTGCGATCATTCATGAATCCGGCGGGCGGCTGACAGCGGACAACCATGAGAACGGCGCGGTGTTTTGCGTGACTTTGCCTATCGACCAGGAGGCGCACCTGCATGCTTAG
- a CDS encoding dermonecrotic toxin domain-containing protein: MLNTRTLVPTVPMHALLSNPNEWLADSMPDWVLGLSSKQRTALIQAAGPIAPRLAQANAEDRRALKEALGASWKSHNKLEEMLDRLQSVETFAEPLLVAALKKRCNITLDVRETFLRLYRPEGVSVAYKIRTISLLDAALQNFEAKEARPGFFDEASRFITRPSSSGQFDILPLGKTLTVPVFVALCRELDIGGQYQTYLKKFLLPNDPVAGSALQDRVQNSDKDALRAAAALARVKGDIGPDAYRVLLDLADGKRAVDERGTPQYCHDLTLLDTPLTGIVMIGPDLDRSRQVSPILVYIPHDPEHPVKQYRSTVAFLEALTGRLRSTPLSAVLQSLRCPVAPGLFFCRAGCPAVHHPRQPSTAFASPAPRRKPVPAPKLRMSCRRVAGDIWNHGFEQWRNRIVQDARVMAVPTGDEDLKSRWARWDSVMHVAETVLEMAAFVAVSFVPILGEAMMAYTVYQLLDETFEGIAAWSAGRRAEAAAHLLGVAENMALLGAFAVGGKVVGAVRSARPSAFVEQMRVVETRPGQSRLWHPDSRRTNERWRSTRRRGHRPMVFTFIRGARSWCSTAGNRGRANAQPGAVSYPAPHACRCLCPKACPQRCWRLGP; the protein is encoded by the coding sequence ATGCTCAATACACGAACGTTGGTGCCGACGGTACCGATGCACGCATTACTTTCCAATCCCAATGAATGGCTCGCCGATTCGATGCCCGACTGGGTGCTGGGTCTTTCATCGAAGCAACGTACTGCGCTGATACAGGCGGCCGGGCCGATAGCCCCCAGGCTCGCCCAAGCCAACGCCGAGGATCGGCGCGCCTTGAAAGAGGCCCTGGGCGCGAGCTGGAAATCCCACAACAAACTGGAAGAAATGCTCGACCGGCTCCAGTCGGTCGAAACCTTTGCCGAACCGTTGTTGGTTGCCGCGTTGAAAAAACGCTGCAACATCACATTGGATGTCAGGGAAACCTTCCTGAGGCTCTACAGGCCCGAAGGCGTGTCCGTGGCGTACAAAATCAGGACGATTTCCCTGCTGGATGCCGCCCTGCAAAATTTCGAGGCGAAAGAGGCTCGTCCAGGCTTCTTCGACGAGGCCTCCCGCTTCATTACCCGACCCTCGTCGAGCGGGCAATTCGATATCCTGCCCCTCGGCAAGACGCTCACCGTACCGGTTTTCGTGGCGCTTTGTCGGGAGCTGGACATCGGTGGGCAGTATCAAACCTATCTGAAGAAGTTTCTGCTGCCCAACGACCCCGTCGCCGGTTCGGCACTGCAGGACCGCGTGCAAAACAGCGACAAGGATGCATTGCGCGCGGCAGCGGCGTTAGCGCGGGTCAAGGGCGATATTGGCCCGGATGCCTATCGAGTGCTACTCGACCTGGCCGATGGCAAGCGCGCTGTCGATGAGCGTGGCACCCCCCAGTATTGCCATGACCTGACCCTGCTCGACACCCCGCTGACGGGCATCGTGATGATCGGCCCCGACCTGGACCGGAGCCGGCAGGTCTCGCCAATCCTGGTGTACATCCCCCACGACCCCGAGCATCCCGTCAAGCAGTACCGCTCCACGGTTGCTTTCCTGGAGGCGTTGACCGGGCGATTGCGCTCGACCCCCTTATCAGCGGTTCTTCAGTCGCTTCGTTGCCCAGTCGCGCCGGGGCTTTTTTTTTGCCGCGCTGGATGCCCGGCTGTTCACCACCCACGTCAGCCCTCCACGGCTTTCGCCTCGCCAGCGCCCCGGCGCAAACCTGTACCAGCCCCCAAACTGCGCATGAGCTGCCGTCGGGTGGCGGGCGATATCTGGAACCATGGGTTCGAACAGTGGCGCAACCGGATCGTCCAGGACGCCCGGGTAATGGCAGTGCCAACGGGGGATGAGGATCTCAAATCCCGCTGGGCTCGCTGGGACAGCGTCATGCACGTGGCCGAGACCGTGTTGGAGATGGCCGCTTTTGTGGCGGTGTCTTTTGTGCCGATACTCGGTGAAGCGATGATGGCCTACACCGTCTATCAATTGCTCGATGAGACATTCGAAGGGATTGCCGCGTGGTCGGCGGGGCGCCGGGCCGAGGCGGCCGCGCACTTGCTCGGGGTGGCTGAAAACATGGCGCTGTTGGGGGCCTTCGCGGTGGGTGGGAAGGTGGTAGGGGCTGTGCGGTCTGCCCGGCCTTCTGCCTTTGTCGAGCAGATGAGGGTGGTCGAAACCCGCCCCGGGCAGTCGCGTTTATGGCATCCGGACTCGCGCCGTACGAACGAACGTTGGCGCTCGACACGCAGGCGCGGACACAGGCCAATGGTCTTTACGTTCATCAGGGGCGCGAGGTCCTGGTGCTCGACGGCCGGCAATCGTGGTCGAGCAAACGCCCAGCCCGGGGCCGTATCGTATCCAGCACCCCACGCGTGCCGATGCCTATGCCCCAAGGCTTGCCCACAACGATGCTGGCGCCTGGGTCCATGA
- a CDS encoding NEL-type E3 ubiquitin ligase domain-containing protein, with amino-acid sequence MVEQTPSPGPYRIQHPTRADAYAPRLAHNDAGAWVHEAERPQTWQGTKLMRRLGHRVESFSDETLEQIRIVSGVEEDVLRKLHVEHERPGALLSETIKRFKSAQDIRQGVEPVDGDAADVGMAADAQLLRGEFPQLPGAVVDELLVDATGLERRQMSEQRHLPLRLRQAALAALQEWRIVQAYEGLYLPTKGNPDTWQLALHSLAQLPGWPAQVRIEIRDGALEGPLLDSIGPTSASPRKVLAFKEEATAELFGEQGNSVHGVDDFYTDILQALSEAERRELGYLVSQGPLLSQAIKRAPLDRPAFREILRDAAVVPTMEPPIVTRLTGGRQGYERLDERLLGTGGALNLEARFKALYPAASAQTYAGFVGSFSSEQMALASLRGRELEFEGLSRALERWVAIERGDTLPIDQRYHKGKLTSTLKQCWRAAVDTLPEGYTLDLNHHWSSDFLDDFPSLDVSFPHVNAVQWRNGALRTDITGFLGYFPHLKRLDLSHNELVTLPRLQENLAGLQVLDLAHNQLSLTPQSIADLGGLSRLEVLKLSHNPALTLLPDISRMPELNVLDLHNTGATDWPPGLLTIGRPRTFELDLQGNPIARMPDVTPGSEQARLIARTRLSRDELPDECLRQFQDYLRSVGYDPMRSYPPKGEETSQYWLEGQGAELRAARQRTWDELEREPGAQGFFEVLEQLTQSADYVDETFRSSLTARVWRMLDAMAQDTPLREELFRMVINPDSCADAGAQLFNEMGVKVMVHEAYRAGDPVRIQASLLALAKGKSRLDRVNEIARDLILKRLQAGETFTALDEDGEITGTIDEVEVYLAFQTGLAHKLGLPWQSNDMLFRGVSGVDDAAITQAYASILEQESGDGLINHLIEQRFWRRYLKTRHASSFEENSATYRQKGEALLDEQLAGTLSQQEYEQKMNVLAFARKELLRSLTRLALHEMNPDG; translated from the coding sequence GTGGTCGAGCAAACGCCCAGCCCGGGGCCGTATCGTATCCAGCACCCCACGCGTGCCGATGCCTATGCCCCAAGGCTTGCCCACAACGATGCTGGCGCCTGGGTCCATGAGGCCGAACGTCCACAAACCTGGCAAGGCACAAAGCTGATGCGGCGCCTGGGGCACCGCGTCGAATCGTTCTCGGACGAGACCCTGGAACAGATCCGTATCGTCAGCGGGGTCGAAGAGGATGTCCTGCGCAAACTGCATGTCGAGCATGAGCGGCCCGGGGCATTGCTGAGCGAAACGATCAAGCGTTTCAAGAGCGCGCAGGACATTCGACAGGGCGTCGAACCGGTCGATGGCGATGCGGCAGATGTTGGCATGGCTGCCGACGCTCAGTTGCTGCGCGGCGAATTTCCACAACTGCCTGGCGCTGTGGTGGACGAACTGCTGGTTGACGCGACGGGCCTGGAACGTCGGCAGATGAGCGAGCAACGGCACCTGCCCTTGCGTCTGCGCCAGGCGGCCCTCGCGGCGCTGCAGGAATGGCGCATCGTCCAGGCCTACGAGGGGTTGTACCTGCCCACGAAGGGCAACCCCGATACCTGGCAGTTGGCGCTGCATAGCCTGGCACAATTGCCGGGATGGCCGGCGCAGGTGCGTATCGAGATCCGCGACGGGGCGCTTGAGGGACCGTTACTCGACAGCATCGGGCCGACCTCCGCATCGCCCCGTAAAGTCCTGGCATTCAAGGAGGAGGCGACCGCCGAGCTTTTTGGCGAGCAGGGCAACTCGGTGCACGGTGTCGATGATTTCTATACCGACATCCTGCAGGCCTTGTCTGAGGCAGAGCGCCGTGAGCTGGGCTACCTCGTCAGCCAAGGCCCATTGTTGAGCCAGGCCATCAAGCGAGCACCGCTGGATCGCCCCGCGTTTCGCGAAATCCTGCGCGACGCGGCTGTTGTGCCGACGATGGAGCCACCGATCGTCACGCGTTTGACGGGTGGTCGGCAAGGGTATGAACGGCTCGATGAGCGCCTGCTCGGCACGGGGGGCGCGTTGAACCTGGAGGCGCGGTTCAAGGCGCTGTATCCCGCCGCATCGGCCCAGACTTACGCCGGGTTTGTTGGCTCGTTCAGCTCCGAACAAATGGCCCTGGCCAGCCTCAGGGGGCGTGAGTTGGAGTTCGAGGGGCTGAGCAGGGCGCTGGAGAGGTGGGTGGCGATCGAGCGGGGCGATACCCTTCCTATCGACCAGCGCTACCACAAGGGAAAACTGACCTCGACCCTCAAGCAATGTTGGCGGGCTGCCGTGGATACGTTGCCCGAGGGTTATACGCTGGATTTGAATCATCACTGGTCAAGTGACTTTCTTGACGACTTTCCCAGCCTGGACGTGAGTTTTCCCCATGTGAACGCCGTGCAATGGCGCAACGGCGCATTGCGCACCGATATCACCGGGTTTCTCGGTTATTTTCCCCATCTCAAGCGTCTGGACTTGAGTCATAACGAGCTGGTGACGCTCCCTCGGCTACAGGAAAATCTTGCGGGACTACAGGTGTTGGACCTTGCGCATAACCAATTGAGCCTCACGCCCCAAAGCATCGCTGACCTGGGCGGCCTGAGCCGTCTTGAAGTGTTGAAACTGAGTCATAACCCGGCCTTGACTCTGCTGCCTGACATCAGCCGCATGCCGGAGCTTAACGTGCTGGATCTGCACAACACCGGGGCCACTGACTGGCCGCCGGGTTTGTTGACGATCGGCCGTCCACGCACATTCGAACTGGATCTGCAAGGCAACCCCATCGCTCGCATGCCGGATGTGACGCCAGGTTCCGAGCAGGCCCGGTTGATCGCCCGTACCCGTTTGAGTCGTGACGAGTTGCCGGACGAGTGCCTGCGGCAGTTTCAGGATTACCTGCGTTCGGTTGGCTATGACCCGATGCGTAGCTATCCGCCCAAGGGCGAGGAAACCAGTCAGTACTGGCTGGAGGGCCAAGGGGCCGAGCTGCGAGCGGCCAGGCAACGTACCTGGGATGAGCTTGAGCGCGAACCCGGTGCCCAGGGTTTCTTCGAAGTGCTGGAACAGTTGACGCAAAGCGCCGATTACGTCGACGAGACGTTTCGTTCGTCATTGACGGCGCGTGTCTGGCGGATGCTGGACGCAATGGCGCAGGACACGCCCTTGCGCGAGGAGCTCTTTCGCATGGTGATCAATCCGGATTCCTGTGCGGATGCCGGCGCACAGCTATTCAACGAGATGGGGGTGAAGGTCATGGTCCATGAGGCGTATCGAGCGGGTGATCCGGTCCGAATCCAGGCCAGTCTGTTGGCTTTGGCCAAGGGCAAGTCCCGACTGGACCGGGTCAATGAGATCGCCCGTGACCTGATCCTGAAGCGGTTGCAGGCAGGGGAAACCTTTACCGCTCTGGATGAAGACGGTGAGATCACCGGGACTATCGATGAGGTGGAGGTCTACCTGGCGTTCCAAACGGGGTTGGCGCATAAACTTGGGCTGCCGTGGCAATCCAATGACATGTTGTTCAGGGGGGTATCCGGGGTGGACGATGCGGCGATAACGCAAGCTTATGCGTCGATCCTGGAGCAGGAGTCCGGCGACGGGCTGATCAATCATCTCATCGAGCAGCGGTTCTGGCGCCGATATTTGAAGACGCGTCATGCCTCGTCATTCGAAGAAAATTCCGCCACCTATCGCCAGAAGGGTGAAGCATTGCTTGACGAGCAACTGGCAGGAACCCTTTCGCAGCAGGAATACGAACAGAAAATGAACGTGTTGGCCTTTGCACGCAAGGAGTTGCTCAGGAGCCTGACCCGGCTGGCCCTTCATGAAATGAACCCCGACGGATGA
- a CDS encoding RHS repeat-associated core domain-containing protein, giving the protein MSAVHARTPNVVAVDGRGLPTRQVAYLRSQACESAVALITRQRHNVIGHLVEQWDPRLFGHGPKPNQATLHNLAGQPLHTDSVDAGWRLVLPGLAGKTWQRWDERGNHWRIAYDPQLRPVALEENGQADIDTFTYANATADADHNLRGQLLEQVDPSGTLHLDSYGLLGHPLRQTRTFHDGMTLTNRRTHDPLGAVLEQTDAGEHQRQWRYDLAGQLKGMQLRLLGQTDWQPVLHDAQYNAAGQMIEQRAGNGVVSDWTYDLANARLLRQRSRKDEMTVLVDFEYAHDPVGNVTRILDHTFTPTHFANQRVDGQRAFGYDSLYRLFSASGYDDGLPSDIPGLPQPTDPNNRLNYRQTYEYDIGGNLTKLTHVREGASHTRQMYIDPNSNRGVRWKPGDPTPSFGTLFDRHGNLQALQPGQALQWNARDQMACATLLDREDGPNDEEHYRYSQGMRVYKRHETHTATHSHFQDVRYLPGLEIRTQDNGEELHVLTLDAGFASVRCLHWVTGKPTGIEADQLRYSLEDHLGSSVMELDQRAQLISHEGYYPFGATAWMTARSSVEVSYRTVRYSGKEMDASGLYYYGARYYAPWLQRWIGPDPLGNIDGLNRYSMVRNNPVSFVDEQGAMTRPPPSTPTETAIQMSASLSRTSSTDSNTAGSTGTPAPLDDPENNPPPLPSKPDETWRAWARRMALEAVNSRVGLALLPVGTSSPANAAIVSTVLTAAAQLTIHATLFNPGWSPPGSWDPSGDGSLPPVEVTQGANRTFVTTTLAITTAGAVIGAALGPVVGGYVDELRGTKDKAEKKTQAGKWIDTIDKLIADHRTQDEVSEKAQRSLHDQVLEVEELIGITWQTMGMLEKIARLRPASRSAGAALLRQASDDSQRSTVSHVIQRNAPGRTPKRKYNPVGTTR; this is encoded by the coding sequence ATGAGTGCCGTCCATGCCCGTACTCCAAACGTCGTAGCCGTCGACGGCCGTGGCCTGCCAACACGGCAGGTTGCTTACTTGCGTAGCCAAGCCTGCGAGTCTGCCGTCGCACTGATAACCCGCCAGCGCCATAATGTTATCGGCCACCTCGTCGAGCAGTGGGATCCACGCCTTTTCGGCCACGGCCCCAAACCGAACCAGGCCACCCTTCACAACCTCGCGGGTCAGCCGCTGCATACCGACAGTGTCGATGCCGGATGGCGCCTGGTATTGCCGGGGCTGGCAGGTAAAACCTGGCAGCGTTGGGATGAACGCGGCAATCACTGGCGTATCGCCTATGACCCTCAATTGCGCCCGGTGGCCCTGGAGGAAAACGGCCAGGCCGACATCGATACTTTCACCTACGCCAACGCCACGGCCGATGCCGATCACAACCTGCGTGGGCAGTTGCTTGAGCAGGTCGATCCGTCGGGTACGTTGCACCTCGACAGTTATGGACTGCTCGGCCATCCGTTGCGCCAGACGCGTACCTTTCATGACGGCATGACCCTGACCAACCGTCGTACCCACGATCCGTTGGGCGCCGTCCTGGAGCAGACCGATGCCGGTGAACATCAGCGACAGTGGCGCTACGATCTGGCCGGACAGCTCAAGGGAATGCAGTTGCGACTGTTGGGACAAACTGACTGGCAGCCTGTGTTGCACGATGCCCAGTACAATGCCGCCGGTCAGATGATTGAACAGCGCGCCGGCAACGGCGTTGTCAGCGACTGGACTTACGACCTGGCCAACGCTCGCCTGCTCAGGCAACGCTCACGAAAAGACGAGATGACCGTTCTGGTGGATTTCGAGTATGCCCACGACCCGGTGGGCAACGTCACCCGGATCCTTGACCACACCTTCACCCCCACCCATTTCGCCAACCAGCGAGTCGATGGCCAGCGTGCCTTTGGCTACGACTCGCTCTATCGACTGTTCAGTGCCAGTGGTTACGACGATGGCCTGCCCTCGGACATCCCAGGCCTGCCCCAGCCAACCGATCCCAACAACCGGCTCAATTACCGACAGACCTATGAGTACGACATTGGCGGTAATTTGACCAAGCTCACCCATGTGCGCGAGGGCGCCAGCCATACCCGCCAAATGTACATCGACCCAAACAGCAATCGGGGTGTTCGATGGAAGCCTGGTGATCCCACCCCGTCATTCGGCACACTGTTCGACCGCCATGGCAATCTCCAGGCACTGCAACCTGGGCAAGCGCTGCAATGGAACGCTCGGGACCAAATGGCCTGTGCCACCCTGCTCGATCGCGAAGACGGCCCCAATGACGAAGAGCACTACCGCTACAGCCAAGGCATGCGGGTCTACAAGCGCCACGAAACCCATACCGCCACCCACAGCCATTTTCAGGATGTGCGTTATCTGCCGGGGCTTGAGATCCGCACCCAGGACAACGGCGAAGAACTGCACGTCTTAACCCTCGATGCCGGGTTCGCCAGTGTCCGTTGTTTGCACTGGGTGACGGGCAAACCGACAGGCATCGAGGCTGATCAATTGCGCTACAGCCTGGAAGATCACCTGGGCTCAAGTGTGATGGAGCTGGATCAACGAGCCCAACTAATCAGTCACGAAGGCTATTACCCGTTCGGCGCCACGGCGTGGATGACCGCGCGCTCGTCGGTGGAAGTCAGTTACAGGACGGTGCGGTATTCGGGCAAGGAAATGGACGCCAGCGGGCTTTATTACTATGGCGCACGGTATTACGCGCCGTGGCTGCAGCGTTGGATCGGCCCGGACCCGTTGGGAAATATCGACGGGCTGAATCGATATTCGATGGTGAGGAACAACCCGGTCAGTTTTGTCGATGAACAAGGCGCAATGACACGACCGCCACCATCGACACCGACAGAAACCGCCATTCAAATGAGCGCCTCATTGTCACGGACAAGCTCCACCGACAGCAACACAGCGGGCAGTACGGGCACACCCGCGCCACTGGATGACCCTGAAAACAATCCTCCCCCACTGCCATCCAAGCCTGATGAGACGTGGCGGGCATGGGCCAGGCGAATGGCGTTGGAAGCGGTCAACTCCAGAGTCGGGCTGGCGTTGCTTCCGGTCGGTACATCAAGCCCGGCCAATGCCGCAATTGTTTCGACAGTGCTTACCGCCGCAGCGCAACTGACGATCCACGCCACTTTGTTCAACCCCGGCTGGTCTCCGCCCGGCAGCTGGGATCCCTCCGGCGATGGTTCACTTCCGCCCGTGGAGGTGACGCAAGGCGCCAATCGCACGTTCGTCACGACCACCCTGGCCATCACCACCGCCGGGGCCGTGATCGGTGCCGCTCTAGGCCCGGTCGTGGGCGGCTATGTCGATGAACTCAGGGGGACGAAGGACAAGGCCGAGAAAAAAACGCAGGCCGGCAAGTGGATAGACACCATCGACAAGCTGATCGCCGATCATCGCACACAGGATGAAGTGTCAGAGAAAGCGCAGCGCTCGCTTCATGATCAAGTGCTGGAAGTCGAAGAGTTGATCGGCATTACCTGGCAGACCATGGGCATGCTTGAAAAAATCGCCAGGCTGCGGCCGGCAAGCCGCAGCGCGGGTGCTGCGTTGTTACGACAAGCCTCTGACGACTCTCAACGGTCCACTGTCAGCCATGTCATACAGAGGAACGCACCGGGCCGGACTCCAAAACGCAAATACAATCCTGTGGGGACGACTCGATAA
- a CDS encoding sigma-54-dependent transcriptional regulator, with the protein MLSHSTLKKVILVDDEVSIRSAVEQWLSLSGFDVQLFSRAEECLAQLPGHFPGVILSDVRMPGLSGLELLAEVRRRDPDLPVILLTGHGDVPMAVEAMRDGAYDFLEKPFSPEALLGSLRRALDKRTLVLENRRLHEQADAKARLDGTLLGVSRALQNLRRQVLDLATLPVNVLIRGETGSGKELVARCLHDFGPRANKPFVALNCAAIPESLFEAELFGHESGAFTGAQGKRIGKLEYANGGTLFLDEIESMPLAQQVKLLRVLQEQKLERLGSNQSIDVDLRIIAATKPDLLDEARAGRFREDLAYRLNVAELRLPPLRERREDIPLLFEHFTHSAAERLGRAAAPLSGPQLSHLLSHDWPGNVRELANVAERQVLGLDQPQALETEPGQSLAAQQEAFEAQCLRAALTRHKGDVKAVLEELQLPRRTFNEKMQRHGLSREMFLSGG; encoded by the coding sequence ATGCTTAGCCACTCCACATTGAAAAAGGTCATCCTCGTCGACGACGAAGTCAGCATCCGCAGCGCCGTCGAGCAATGGTTGAGCCTGTCGGGGTTTGACGTGCAGTTGTTCAGCCGCGCCGAAGAATGCCTGGCGCAATTGCCGGGGCATTTTCCCGGGGTGATTCTCAGCGACGTGCGCATGCCCGGGCTCAGTGGCCTGGAGCTGCTGGCCGAAGTACGGCGGCGCGACCCGGACCTGCCGGTGATTCTATTGACCGGCCATGGCGACGTGCCGATGGCTGTGGAAGCCATGCGCGATGGCGCCTACGACTTCCTGGAGAAACCCTTCAGCCCTGAAGCCCTGCTGGGCAGCCTGCGTCGGGCCCTGGACAAGCGCACGCTGGTGCTGGAGAACCGTCGCTTGCATGAGCAGGCCGACGCCAAGGCCCGGCTCGACGGGACGTTGCTGGGGGTTTCACGGGCGCTGCAAAACCTGCGGCGTCAGGTGCTGGATCTGGCGACCCTGCCGGTCAATGTGTTGATCCGTGGCGAAACCGGCAGCGGCAAGGAGCTGGTCGCCCGTTGCCTGCACGACTTCGGCCCGAGGGCGAACAAACCCTTCGTCGCGTTGAACTGCGCGGCCATCCCCGAATCGCTGTTCGAGGCTGAACTGTTCGGCCATGAAAGCGGCGCCTTCACCGGCGCCCAGGGCAAGCGCATCGGCAAGCTCGAATACGCCAACGGCGGCACGCTGTTCCTCGATGAAATCGAGAGCATGCCCCTGGCCCAACAGGTCAAGTTGCTGCGGGTTTTGCAGGAACAGAAGCTCGAACGCCTGGGCTCCAACCAGAGCATTGACGTGGACCTGCGCATCATCGCCGCGACCAAGCCCGATCTGCTGGATGAAGCCCGGGCCGGGCGTTTTCGCGAAGACCTGGCTTATCGCCTGAACGTCGCCGAGCTGCGCCTGCCGCCACTGCGTGAACGGCGCGAAGACATTCCCCTGCTATTCGAGCATTTCACCCACAGCGCCGCCGAACGCCTGGGCCGCGCCGCCGCCCCCCTGAGCGGCCCGCAATTGAGCCATCTGCTCAGCCACGACTGGCCAGGCAACGTGCGTGAACTGGCCAATGTCGCCGAGCGCCAGGTGCTGGGGCTCGATCAACCACAGGCCCTGGAGACCGAGCCCGGCCAGTCCCTCGCCGCCCAACAGGAAGCCTTCGAAGCCCAATGCCTGCGCGCCGCCCTGACGCGGCACAAAGGCGATGTGAAAGCGGTGCTCGAAGAACTGCAACTGCCGCGTCGCACCTTCAATGAAAAGATGCAGCGGCATGGGTTGAGTCGGGAGATGTTTTTGTCGGGGGGCTGA